Proteins encoded within one genomic window of Poseidonibacter antarcticus:
- a CDS encoding metal/formaldehyde-sensitive transcriptional repressor, translating into MYQCEIENKKLINRINRIQGQVNSVKTKLEKDMDCNDNHSDPYEVIRQLTAIKGAVNGMITSYIEHFAKGHLVKEIRESKDELSAMDSMDELVNIMKSYSK; encoded by the coding sequence ATGTATCAATGTGAGATAGAAAATAAAAAATTAATCAATAGAATTAATAGAATACAAGGGCAAGTAAACTCTGTAAAAACAAAACTAGAAAAAGATATGGATTGTAATGATAATCATAGCGACCCATACGAGGTAATTAGACAATTAACAGCAATAAAAGGTGCTGTTAATGGAATGATAACATCATATATTGAACATTTTGCAAAAGGTCATCTAGTCAAAGAAATAAGAGAATCAAAAGATGAATTATCAGCAATGGATTCAATGGATGAATTAGTAAATATTATGAAAAGCTATAGTAAATAA
- a CDS encoding cytochrome b/b6 domain-containing protein: protein MKFSLSFRIWHWLNAFVILGLLGTVFLRQTFLSWRTNSEILISKLQEINIEITAIQAKVLAKAIRAGMWEWHILLGYALAFLVLFRIYLYFKDTSERESFSSLSLHKKVVHSSYYILNATLIVIATTGLIIHFYQELGLLKDTAHDIKEIHELAYYVILYFVPLHILGVVIAENRDEKGIISTIVNGKK, encoded by the coding sequence ATGAAGTTTTCATTATCATTTCGTATTTGGCATTGGTTAAATGCTTTTGTAATACTAGGATTATTAGGTACTGTATTTTTACGTCAAACATTTTTAAGTTGGAGAACAAACTCTGAAATATTAATTAGTAAATTACAAGAGATAAATATAGAAATTACTGCAATTCAGGCTAAAGTTTTGGCAAAAGCTATTCGAGCTGGAATGTGGGAATGGCATATTTTATTAGGTTATGCTTTAGCTTTTTTAGTTCTTTTTAGAATCTATTTATATTTTAAAGACACATCAGAAAGAGAGAGTTTTTCTTCTTTATCTTTACATAAAAAAGTAGTTCATAGTTCATATTATATTCTAAATGCAACTTTAATAGTTATTGCTACAACAGGATTAATAATTCATTTTTACCAAGAATTAGGACTATTAAAAGATACAGCTCACGATATTAAAGAAATTCATGAATTAGCATATTATGTTATTTTATATTTTGTGCCTTTACATATATTAGGTGTAGTAATTGCTGAAAATAGAGACGAAAAAGGTATTATTTCTACAATAGTAAATGGAAAGAAATAA